A genomic region of Miscanthus floridulus cultivar M001 chromosome 3, ASM1932011v1, whole genome shotgun sequence contains the following coding sequences:
- the LOC136547596 gene encoding probable lysophospholipase BODYGUARD 4, whose translation MPTFPSASRWSSSTTWPWRAAGAASTALATAVFAVLDVADVILCFVYALLDGVLEDSPMCCYCHRSYDNGGISEATAAAVDGGDHEVSDTLYACVRRSTVRDAILYLLRHVVGRRRGTPPDEMVAPCKWRSPRWSDCACKSCVTWRGGEGEGEGEGGGGGGGSGRLHIVVKEPDREGNVHACTLKQSETTTTPDAENAIFVHGFTSSSSFWSETVFRESSFILDDCRLFAVDLLGFGQSPKPANCMYRVRNHVEVIERSLIEPHGLMSDSASFHLVSHSMGCIIALALAAKHPTRVKSITLVAPPYLLPCEQKASQVALNRLAEKKLWPPLLFGSAVMSWYEHVERTVCFLVCKNHLLWEWLFSLFTRNTDVDFRVRDLMKHTHHSAWHTMHNVICGGAALQDRNLEAIAAAGILVQVVHGVDDQVVPVECSHHLKAKLPRAKLRVMDRRDHSTVVLGRERDFAKEVKAFWWSAAPRSTHQIRVEPVVI comes from the exons atgcCAACGTTTCCGAGCGCCAGCCGGTGGTCGTCGTCCACCACATGGCCATGGAGGGCAGCTGGAGCGGCGTCCACGGCGCTAGCCACCGCCGTCTTCGCGGTCCTGGACGTCGCCGACGTGATCCTCTGCTTCGTGTACGCCCTCCTCGACGGCGTCCTCGAGGACAGCCCCATGTGCTGCTACTGCCACAGGAGCTATGACAACGGTGGCATCAGCGAGGCGACCGCTGCAGCAGTGGATGGCGGCGACCACGAGGTCTCTGACACGTTGTACGCGTGCGTTCGGAGGAGCACCGTCAGGGACGCGATCCTGTACCTCCTGCGACACGTCGTCGGGAGGAGAAGAGGGACACCGCCGGATGAGATGGTGGCGCCCTGCAAGTGGCGCAGCCCCAGGTGGTCTGACTGCGCGTGCAAGTCTTGTGTCACATGGAGGGGTGGCGAAGGCGAAGGCGAaggcgaaggcggcggcggcggcggcggcagcggccggcTGCACATCGTCGTCAAAGAGCCGGATCGGGAAGGTAATGTCCACGCATGCACGCTAAAACAGAGTGAGACGACGACCACTCCCGATGCCGAGAACGCCATCTTCGTGCACGgcttcacgtcgtcgtcgtccttctGGTCAGAGACGGTGTTCCGGGAGTCCTCCTTCATCCTCGACGACTGCAGGTTGTTCGCGGTGGATCTCCTCGGCTTCGGCCAGAGCCCTAAGCCTGCGAATTGCATGTACAGAGTGAGAAACCACGTGGAGGTGATCGAGAGGAGCCTCATCGAGCCGCATGGCCTGATGAGCGACAGCGCCTCCTTCCACCTGGTCAGCCACTCCATGGGCTGCATCATCGCCCTCGCCTTGGCTGCCAAGCACCCGACCCGCGTGAAATCCATCACGCTGGTTGCACCG CCGTACCTCTTGCCGTGCGAGCAGAAGGCGAGCCAGGTGGCGCTCAACAGGCTGGCCGAGAAGAAGTTGTGGCCACCGCTGCTGTTCGGCTCTGCGGTGATGTCGTGGTACGAGCATGTCGAGAGGACCGTCTGCTTCCTCGTCTGCAAGAACCACCTGCTCTGGGAGTGGCTCTTCAGCCTCTTCACGAGAAACAC gGACGTGGATTTTAGGGTGAGGGATCTGATGAAGCACACCCACCACTCGGCGTGGCACACCATGCACAACGTCATCTGCGGCGGGGCGGCACTGCAGGACCGAAACCTGGAGGCCATCGCGGCGGCCGGCATCCTGGTGCAGGTGGTCCACGGCGTCGATGACCAGGTGGTTCCGGTCGAGTGCAGCCACCATCTCAAGGCGAAGCTCCCGCGCGCCAAGCTCCGTGTCATGGACAGGCGCGACCACTCGACGGTGGTTCTCGGCAGGGAGAGGGACTTCGCCAAGGAGGTCAAGGCGTTCTGGTGGTCAGCTGCTCCAAGGTCCACCCACCAGATACGTGTGGAACCAGTGGTAATATAA